AAATCCTATTTTCCTCAATTTTAGTAGTTTGACAAGAGCATGAAAAAAGTGTGCAAAGAGTTTGAAGTATCTGTGGTGGTGGTCATATAGTCACTTTTCATTTCTCTCTCTACTAATTTTACTTGTAATTTCAGTTTATTCTCGGACCATTTCTTTTCTCATAAATATGGGATGCAGAGGATTGGTTTCCGTGTGATGTTTTTCTTATCtgtcaaaatatttttctaatcattTTTGGAAGAAAATCTTGTAATGTTTTGGGAATTTTAGTCTTGACTGATTTATCAAGCAAAATATTCACATCGTCAGTGGCATACATCCTGAATCTTGAATCCTGCTTTTTTATATATGAAACAAGTAGctctgctagatttcaatcttgtACTATCAGAGATAATAATAACTGCTGCCAAAACCTTTTTGCTGCATGCAGTGATAGTGAAGGAGATGCGTCTTTTGAACAACGGTACAACCGGATCTTCTAATTACAGAGGCAACGATGGAAGGTATGCATGATTGACTCATCATCAATTCATTCGATGGAacacttctttctttttcttgtggtGGTGGAATGGAAGCTCTGTTTACTGGTGTGTGATCAACTGAAACCTCGAGTCGCAGTTCCTGTTCCTTCCAAGTAGTTAAAGGTTGGGCTAGAAGGACATCATAAGGAAGACTTGTCTGTAATCTTATCCACACCTCAACCCAACTCTCTTGTTTCTGTTCTTTTGTCCCTCCTTTTCCATCTCTTCCCCACAAGAAACAAGTCCGAAGCCAGAAGAGAGGAGGGAAAAGAGGGTGTCTATGGCTTCCTCAATTCCTTCCATCAAGATTGGAGTCTCTCCTCATCCTTCTCATAGATTGCCTTTGAGGTCATCCACCACCATCAGGAGCTCCAAAGCTGAGGGCCCCCTGAGGTGACCTGCAGCTCCTCTCTGCgcaaccccaccccaccccctctTCTTTCTCCACCGCTTCCTCCATCTCCAAAGCTGAGGGCCCCCTGAGGAGACCTGCATCTCCTCCCCACACCCGTCTTTTTCCTTCACCACCGCTTCCTCCATCTCCTCCTGCCCCAGCACAGTCTCCTCCGAGGCCGGTTGAAGCGCCCGCAACCAAGGAGGGGATGGTGACTTTGGAGTACCAGAGGAGGGTGGCAAAGGAGCTGCAGGACCACTTCAAGCAGAAGAAACTGGAGGAGGCAGACCAGGGTCCTTTGGTTTCTTGGGCAAGAATGAGATGAGCAATGGCAGGTACCAGATAATTTCTCCATCCAAACTCTCAGTTTTAATAAAAAGGATGCTTCAtttcttttatttataatttGCCTTCAGATGAACAATTGATTTCTTATTTCATGGGTTATTTTGGTTTGTGTTTGGGACTTGGGAATACAGGGAAGGCATTTTCAAGATGGAATTAGAGGCGTTCGAGTGTTGTTCCACAATTTTGGATTTAGTTTCCGTCACCCaagaatgtgatgtatgtcaggtATTTGTTTCATTCTAATGCTTGTCATTAAAATGTAAACAACTcgagaataacaaaaaaaaaaaatcactcctTGATAAAGATAAATTATATGGGTATTAGTAAATGCAAGATTGGAAAGTGCTTCAACAGTATATGAAGATCAAATTAAGTCCTAATGCTATGAAACACTTAGTATTTAACCTAGATCTCAAATACAGTAAACTAGAGAAAAGATCAATAGTATTGGAATCCTAAAATTCAAGCTGATTAGAGTTCTCCTAAACAAAGGATAAACAAGACAATATGAGAGAGTATGTAAAAGCTAATGCACCAACAATTAGAATTAAATGGAGATAAGAATGACATCGGTTACAGTTTTAGCTGAAGATGTGATGCCTGATCTGCACACATGTGATTTGGTGAACTGAATTTTCAGGAGAAAAGGTGGTAGTTATCTGTTCATTGTATATATCAAGGTACAGCATAAATGGTGTTAGTCAATTCTTCTACCCTTTCTATCTTCCAAATGAGACTCTTGTGCGCGTAAGAAATTTCTAGTATCAACCAGACCTTCTCATCGTCATCAATGTCTATGCTAACCCATTGTGAATAAATGGTGTTAGTCAATTCTTCTaccttttctatcttcaaaatgagATTCTTGTGTGCATAAGAAATTTCTAGTATCAACCAGACGTTCTCATCCTCATCAAAGTCTAACCTACTGATTCACAAGAATTTTCTCTCTAGATACTGCTGTCTGTTCATTACAAATCAGAAACTGAATTCATGGTACTCCATCAAAGTTCTCCACTGATGAGAGTTGTTTGTACCGGAGAATGCCTTGGGATGCAAAGTCATCACCTTCTGTCCTATGCAACTTGTTTGTTTTGCTGATTAGCAGAGCGATTCTTGCAGATGAGCGATATTCGGATTTGCAATAGGACTGCTGACAGAGTATGCGACAGGCGCGAGCTTCGTTCAACAGCTAAAGATCCTTCTCTCCAATTTTGGAATCATTGACTTAGAGTGATACTTCAAGATCCAGCCCCGCATAATTTGAATGAGTCAAGTATGTCTTCTTAATCTGAGTAAAAGCATGAATCTGTATTGGCATTCACTCGTACATGCTGAATGTTCCTTCCTTGGTTGTATTATAAGCATGAACAAGTTTTCCTGCAACCAAATTGGTGGCATTAAATGTTGATCAAATCAGCTGAAACAAGAGATACCTCATGCTCATAACTGGCAAATGAAGTTAAAAAAGATGTTTACTggagaaaagaaacaaaaaaggtaCCAAAGCAAATTGTTGAAATGCTAAAGCTCTCTGGAATCAAGGCAATTCTGTAAAGGTTTCAAGCTCCTCTCTAGTGATTTCAATTCCTCAATTCCATGGATATTTCCTTGCCAGAAGATGCTATTGATGAACATGCAAAACTCATCCAGGTTGTAAAATAGCTTGAAGGAAATTATATagcaattcttttttccttttaagtCTAACTTATCAATTCCTAGAAAAAAATAGTGATTGCCCAACACTATCTAAGAAAGAAAAGAGATTtctgagaaaaaaaataatggCCTTTTTTTCTGCAATTAGTGTCTTTAAACATACATTAGTTTTGGTTAAAGTTTAATGTTAAAATAAGTTGTGGAGAAGATCATATTGTGTGAATTTAAATACCCAATGTTTGCAAGAAGATAATAAATATGGTGATCGTCTCAACAACATCTAATTGATTGGTGTATTGTTACACAAGTCATAGGTCTTACGTTTGAGTCCACTACGATatatgttatttaatataataaaaatctattttaatatgttttaaaaataaatatggtGATCACCACCCATAATCTATTATCACTCTTTATTCATTTTATGCTTTCCTAATCCAATTATTGAGGTCTTATTCATATTATTACTTTGTGCTTCCATTTTCTGAacaatttaggcactttaattcatAAATAGATAAAGAGGAGGGACAAAAACAAATTACTATTACCCTCTTGTCTAATCACAGCCGTCCATCTGATCCAATAGAGGCACATCCAAGCCCTTTAATATTCTCAAAGTTATAACTACTCGCTTGCTCGTTATCGAGTCCGCAACTACGTCTCTCCAGATACGAGCCCCACCCTGCATCACCAATTGCTGGGTGGTAATGCCAAGAGTAAAAACCATGCTTGATCCGACTTACCCTCTCGAATCTCGCGGTTTCTTCGCTTCCCGGCAATCCCAAATCCTGAGTCTGGGAATGGCGTCTTGCTTCTTCATCTGAGAGCGCAATCCTTCATGGATTTGTTGTTAGGGTTTGAAACCCGATCTTTTTGCCAGGCCCGATCCGTTCAATCTTTTCTTATCTTAATCCGGAATTTGGGTTGCAAAATCAACCATGCTCGGTCGTTTCTCAATTCGGTCATTCGAAGAGAGCACCGAGAGTTCCTCATGGGGTTTGTCTTCGGATCTCGTTCATACGCCCAAGTAACGACATTTTTGGAGCGAAGAAAGAATGCTAGGGTTTTGGTGCAGATCCTCTGCCTTCAGCGCCGCTTTTATCTGACCATCTCGTCTACTTCTTCGATTTCTCTACGCTTAAGGCTTCCACCGTCATTAGATGATGCACGATCGGGTCATTCCTCCTTGGCTCCCTTGATAAGTAAAAACCTCATCTTTCTTATCCTTTGTGGTAGGCCACTGTATTGTCAACTTGTGAAGGAGCTTACATGTAATTCTGAAAATTAGAAATTTGATGAGGTGCCTGACCATTTGAGAACCAGTGCAGGGTCTTACATGTTTGGTTTatagtttaatttttgtttcagtaATTGTTAGAAATTTGGTTTCTAACCAACTTGACCTCTTTTTTTTGTGATGCACAAATTTTGAGTTCAAAGGTTAATTTTGGTTTTACAAATTGTCATAAATTTGAGTTTTCACCAGCTTGgcctttttttgttttgtttttgtgaTGCACAAAATTTGAGTTCATAGGTTAATTTTTGTTTTACTAATTGTCAGTTTTGTGATGCACAAAATTTGAGTTTATAGGATAATTTTTGTTTTACTAATTATTACAGATTTGGTTTTTCACCaacttgatttattttttttttgtgatgcacAAGTTTTTTTGACTTCACAGGTTAATTTTTTTCTTACTAATTGTTAAACATTTGGGTTTCACCAGCTTGACCCTTTTTTTAAAATTTGTGTTGCACAAAATTCgagtttatagtgtttttattttaCTAATTATTACAAATTTGGTTTTTCACCaacttaacttttttttttatatttgtgaTGCACAAATTTTGAGTTCAAATGTCTACTCCACTGAACCTTGTTCTTTTCTTTGGTTTAAAAAAAAAGTGAGGAAGACGAAATTTAAACCCAATATTTTACgaagaaatatcaaaatttttgccAACTAATCTACTTAACACCTTCAAGAATCTCATAGTTGATATATTTAGACTCTAAAAATTGTCTGCAGTGATGCTTCTCCCCTGTGGACTTGTGCTCGAATCATGTCACATAAATTGGGCTTTGTACCTGTGCCTTACAACTAGTTCTCATTTTCTAGTCATCATAAACAGTAAATTTTCCTTCACCCATTCATCCAATTAACTTGGTTGTGTTGTATTTTGCCTTTTTTTTAGATTAACCCAGTTGTGTGATCTAACTTAGTGTACAATTAGTGACGTAACCTTATTCATATCTGTATTGAGATTCCAAAGTGATACTTATCAACTAATAGACAAAAAGATAGGAAATTCTCTATTTACTGGTCTAATCACTTTGATCTGTGACACTTTGACGACAACAAATCCAACGATGAGCTGCGTTGCCATCGTCGTCATCGTTGTCGGTGTGCATTGATGATAATAAACCACTTCCTAACTCAGGAGTTTATTTCTAAGCAAGTAACACAGCCATTCTGGCAGAAACAAAAGGAGAAATGGACGTTTCAGAACTCAGTTACCTTAGAGGAGGACGTTGGTGCTCTGAATGCAATCAGATGCCAAGCTTAGCAATTTGGCATAAGAGGGAAACTCAAGATGTAAAATGATGTGAGGACTTATCAGACTTTGTTTATTCTCCAACATGGCAATCCTGAAACTGAAACATCATGGGTTTCATTAAGCATGAGCAGCAAAGGCAGGAAAGAaaaggaaggggaagaagggtaTACAAATCAAACACCTGATGATGCTAGCTTAGATGACTGGTGTCAACGAACCCTGTCccaaagaacggcttgaacaggaGAGATTCCTGGAGCTGACGGCCACCGTCACTCCTCGACTCAAATGGAAGCACTTGCAATAAGGGCTGCTCAGGACGAGCATCGTTCGCATACCCTGTGATTGGTGGACTGCGAGATTTGTTggttgacagaagagagagagcacgCCAAAGATCCGGTGCTCCATCCGATTGAAAAGTAGCAGTCGCTTCAAGACCTGCAAACGAATAACGGAGATGATCACAACACATCCAACTTATACCATCAAAGCTATGAATTTGCAAAATATAGGCTGTGATAGCAGCTCCTCTCAATGTACTCTGGAAGAGCAGTGGTAGAGGATAACAACTAAGCAAAATGTCAACCATGTCTAACTTAGCATGGTCAACTGGTTCAAAAGCATAATAAGTCAACCATGTCTAGCTTAGGATGTGTTGTACTGTAAGTGCTCAAGAACTCAACAGTCCAACACATCCACAACCTATGATATGTACAGCAACAGGCTATCAAGTCCTGGATATTTCGGGCtggcatatacatgtatattctcTTTACTAACAATGAACTAAAATACATCCTctcaataatataaaaaaaaaggttgCCATTAGTGGATTTACCTTGTATCAATGTCTTTGGAGATACCAATGAACAGGCCAAATGACAAACAAttcaagtaaagaaaaaaaagctATTGAGCACTATCTTTCCTCTCAATCCCAATTATTTGGGTCGGCTACATTATGTCACCATTGATTTATGTTAAAATCATTATGttaattaaattaagaatatttaaatctttatttatagtttctaataaAGTTATTTTAACTCTCCCTCTACCTCTTCTTTCCTCATACCACTAATATTCATAATTTCATTAGCTTTCCTATCATGCATCACCTAAATAATATTATCGACCAACCATCCATTTGCAAGAAAGCAGCAGATTGGCAATGGAGAACTCAACTGCATTAAATTAATGGAAGCCATTTGCCTTTCTGCAGGGATAAAAGGTGCTCTAAAACATTACCTTGATTGAGGATCTCAGCAGTGGTGCCATTTAGTGCCAGGAGACTGTCCATATCATGGCCAGTGTAAGCATTATTTAAGTTGGTATTGCTAGGAAAATGCAGCTGCCCATTAGTACTTCCTGTTTCGCTCGACTTTCTCCAAGATCCTTCACTTTGTGTTAGCTTCAAGCTGCCTGAGCCATCCCATATTGAGCTTGCAATGCTTGTCATCTGACGGAAAGGAGATTGACCAAAAACAAGATTTGCCTGCTGTTTGTCATCTGCATAACACACAAAAAAGGAAATCTAAGCAAATGAACATGAAAGGATACAAATACACATGATCTATGGCCAATGGAGACAACTCAAAGTTTTAATGCATGAATGCAACATAAAAACCACCACAAATCATGGTCCCAGTGAGAAGCTGAAAGTAAGTTTACCCAGTGACTGATGACAGAACTCCAAATGCCTAATTAAAAACATTACTCCAAAATATCATATGAACTGGAATACAAACTCCCTGTCAAAATGATTACAAATCATCATCGAATATTTAGCGTGGTAGATGACTTCTTTGGTGCATTTGCATCTCTCACACCATGTCcagatcaagaaggaattcaataTTGTCCTACAAAGCATGTGTGATGGGTTTGACCATTTGTGTTTGTCGACTTTATTCCCAGAAGTCTTTGAGAGATTGATGCACTAAACCGTACAAACAGTCAAAGTCTGAGACTGACTCACCAAATCATCTTTATGTTATAGCACAAGGAAAATAGAGTAACTagcccacaatcaaatagaattgaCATTTGTTGAATTCGATTCATGGAAAGCTACTTCATGCAACCATTTCATCTAGGCCATCTAAAATAGATTCTGAATAGATTAAGCAATTCATAGTTTTCTTTTTAATAATTTGCAAGAAGAAAATCCATGAAGGGGGCATCCGGACTTTCTTAAACTTGATTCTTCCTCAAAACAAGGCTTATCTAATATAGAGGGAATACTGTGAGCCAAAAGAAGTACAATAAATACTCctaaaacaacaacaaaagacCGATGATGAAAATGCGTTCaagaatgaaaaaagaaaaaaatggacaGAGGAATACAAGCCAATTTGCCACAGCTTAGATTCACATTAAGAACTAACCAAATCTACAGCAACCTGTTCTGCATCTTGGTTTCAACTAACAGCTGCAAACAAAAAGTCATCAAAAATCACCATTGTCGTCTCAAAAATCATCCTTCATCCTAATCTTCTGGGAACATATAATAAAATACTAGAAAAACAATTAAAGAACAGAATGAAACAACCTTCCTAATTGAAGTTTCCTTAGAACCTAATTCTCTTAACATGTAACACATAATATGTAATGTCCCAGTTTAGGCCCACTTCAGTAGTAAGAGGATATTTGAATTAGTTTATACAGTTAAAATGGATCTACTATCATTAACTTGGATTGAAGTATTTTGGGTCAGGCGGTTCTAAGCTTATCAAGTTAACAAGTCAGTTACCTCATCAGATTAGGCCATGACACAATATAATCATGGGACAACAAAATGAATAAGACATATTAAGGATGACAACAGCGATCTTCCCATACCATTTAGATTCGACAAGGATAATAACACTAGTCAAATTTAGGGACACCAAAATTTTCTCATACCTTCAATAGATCAAAGCACAAATCACTTCTAGTAATATGCAAGGAAGCAACGATCAGTTGTAAGAAACATCTATACTGTCTAAGCTCTCCAAAGCTTCCTTATTTGTCACTCTCATCTCCTCTATCCATAGCATTGTACAGACCCATAATGACCTACAAAGCATTTATATTTGTGTTTTCACTGGCCACAAGACTACATCTTGTGGATTACAATAAAGAAGTCTGAATTCATATCAAAAGGTATTTAGTCTGCAGGAAAAGACAGCAAACTGTCGACTCAATCATGAAAGAAGTGCATGTATCAGATATTAAGCTATTCATTTCAACAATGAATGGTGAACTATCAAGAATCAACAAATACCATAGTATGATACTGAAAGCTTTGAAGAACTGAATGAGATTGTCTCTAGCTGTGGCTTCCGTCGACGTGCATTATGATCAGATAACCGTCTACGACAGCTTCGCTTTTTCTGATCAAATTCAGACAAATCATGGAACCTGAAAGATGACCAAGAAGGTGATATCTGTTACAAGAAGAATGAGGACTAACTACACAGATTCAGTGGATTGGAATTACAATACCCTAAATCAAGAACAGCTTTATTATCCATACATGTAATCATACTATGGAACTCCTAAAAGAAGCATAACCATATTTAGAGGCACCAtgaatgaaaattgaagcatgtcaGCATCACACAACTAGGAGTAAAAGCTGAAAATAAAGTACAATACCAACTAACCATATACCTTTAAATTGGGGTGGAGAAGGTTGTGTGTTAAAGGGGGGTGGACCTTACAAGATCCATGTGGATTAAGTTGATGTTTGagagagaaaataaaattttaaaactaaCAAAAGCATCACCTGCTACACTGTTGGCAAAACCTGCGATCCTGACCAGCAACAACGACCTTGGGTGACTTGGAATGGCTTTCACAAACTTTATGCTTTCGATGATAATCTTTAGATGTGGAGAGGTCGATGTTACAACCTTCCACCTGGCAGTAAGCTCTCAGCAAGTTCTGCTGATATACCCTTGATTTCTTAACCGAAGTAGTTGACAAAGGATTAGAAGCTGGAAAATATGAGCTCTTGATGTTATTCCTCAAGCAAGGATCTTCAAAATATGTTCTTTTTCCAAGCTTTAGAGTAATCACAGGCTCCTTAGTGCCTTCTGCAGACACTACAGCAGGTGAAGTTTCAGAAATGTCCACCCTAGCTAAATCTTTGTTCTTGTTCTGGTTGACAAGAAATCCTCCAACTGATTCAAAGTTCAGCTCCGGTATTTTCCTCATTGCATTTGATGTAGAATCAGATGCTGAAATGGAGCTTTTGAATGAACAGGAACCCACTTTAGAGCTAGAACACATATCCCCACCAGACAATTGCAGAGACCCATTGCCCATTCCTATGCCACTTCCGATCTTTGATTTAAGTTCCTGTGCAGAtttagaaatttcagtttcttctCCGTTGAGTAGCGCCAAGGTCTCCCAATCAAATGAGAAGGGCATCTTTGAGGTCCAATCCATGGTGAATCTAATGCATAAGGCAAAGATTCAAGAAattcaataattaaaaaaaaattcaagggaGCACAAGAAACGAAGTTCAGAAAGAGTTCATACCTAGAAAATTATAGGAACCGGTCCAACTTGTACTGTGCTTTAAAACCACAGCTTGTCAATGCAAACACAATGAGTTCTACAAAAGCTGTTGGAACAAATCAGAAATAACAACAAATCCAATGTGACACCTGAAAAACTAGCAACTAGATGTTTAAGTACATGTTTCTCCTCTTGGAATCAGGAAGCCATCATCTCAGCAAACATACAGTAGAGAAAATCTCCTTTTGTGCTTGCAACACTGATACACATCAACTTCCTACACTGAGCCCTAACCCCCCTAATTCAGGCTAGATTCAACTCCTCTCGAGGAAACGCTCAACCATTTATGCAGGTGGTCATCTCTTTCACTTCCATTGTCTACCATCTGAACAGGAGATGAATCTCACAAGATACAGGAAGATATTCCCATGACGGTGAGGCAATCAATTttgacatgtatatcatgaaggcTTGTCCCACCAGATGGTTGATTGACAAATCAGGACAACAAGTTCAATTTTGCTTCCAAAACAGTAACTCAAATTCAAGCGGCCCCTCCATTAAAATCATATTTCTTCCATGTTTTTGTCCTATACAGATaccaagtctctctctctctctctctctctctctctctctctctctctctctctctctctctctctctctccatccaaTTTTTCCTTCAAAGTTTACATATCTTATTCAACAGAATACCATCTTATACTGTTTTACCACATGCCAGCCTTTGGGAGAAGATGACCTGATCTCCTATAGGAAATGAACAACAATAGTCTCTTTCATATTCTTGTACAGAAGCTTTTTCATTCTAACAAAAACTCAAACACATAAGCTACAAACCTTCCAGTTTTCCGATTAGTTAGAGGCTTTGAGCACCAGATCAATCTGAAAACAAGCTTCTCAGAGAATCCAGAAGAAGGAAAAACTGGAGATCTTTTACTGCTACAAAATAAGAGACCAGATAATACAGTAAATCAACATGGTAATGAGTCAGGAACACCTTTTCTACTTTCCCTCCCCAGCTGAATCAATAGAACACATGAGTTTCTGACACAGCAGGTCCAGGGGTCGGGGACCAGATTTGTCATTCTACGGGTCCTCCAAGAAACTGCAAATGACTTCAAGAAAGAAGCAACCTTTAGGCTAAAGCCTCTTCCCTTAATCATTTTCATCCTTCAAATTTGCGTCTTGAATCCAACTAGTGAATAAAGGAAAATGATTGAGCGCAAATAATGGACGCAAATAATGGAGTTTCTGATCATAAAGGACTCGTTCTTCTTTTGCAACTGCTTGGAGCAAATCCCCAATATGATCACTCCAAACAGCCCTTCGCCCTTCCCCTCGCCACTTTTGCTTAGTAAAAAGGGTAGCCCTTCTTCTTCCATGTCGGAGAAGGAAAAGGGCAGATGCAAGATCCAATTTTTTCGCAAACGGGGCGAAAAAGGCCACCGatttccaccacagaagcagaacccCTCTCAAAGGGAATAAGAGAAAATAACAGATAAACCGACAAACTAGTTAGCAAAGGCGGAATCTGAAAACAGGCCAACACCCAGTTAATGCCGTCTTTTTCATTCTTCTGCTAGGATTCTGCCATTTATGAATCTGGAAACAGGAGATAGCCGCGGTTTCCAATCCAGCTTACAGGTTTTCTAGGATGCATGTGACATGCGTGCACGAGTCCGAGGGCGGAAAGAGAGGCCTTACCCTACCGACCATGTGCGCGAGTTTTGGCCACCCAAGCCCTCGTTTTCTTCGATCTTGTATCGCTTCCGCTGCCGTCTGCCCCACCGTAGTCTCAGCATGGGTGCTTCCAGCGATTGAATTGATGGGATTGAACGCGTCCGTGTCGAAGCCGGGACCAACTGAGAGCGGAGCGGAAGCCCACCTATTCTCTGGTCCCTCTGAACAGGAGCGAGCGGCGCCGTGTGCGCGTTTGTCCGCGCAGACAGACAAGACGGACAGAGAAAGAGAGTGGCAGGAGGGTAATTAGGTGGAGTTCAGGTCCAAATTCATATACATTTGACTTAATATTCCCACAACAATAATAACTTTTAGAACAATCAttaatcattattttttttaaattggtATGAATTTACAAATTTACAGATTATGTTTCTTATcggatgaagatattattttaattaataccAGTCTAATATGGGCACAAATCTTGGAAACTAAATATTTATCATTGCAAAAACTTCAAAAAATGATTTGAATGCTtggatttaattaaaaatattatttcataacctGTTGTTGCTGGTGAAatcatatgataatttttttgtctgatgtataattttttttattttttattatgaaattaaaactcttagttattattattattattattatgagtggggatatattttataatttttatctcaTATAGTGATGGAAAATGTGATTTGAGCCAACAAATTGTGATGAATAGGAAGCCATTGGGATTTGTCTAAGGCAAATAGAAACCCTTGTATTGTGTGTGGGACCCACACAATCATGGTGAATGGGGAATTGGATGGGAAGGGAAATCAAAGGTGGGGCACTGCCATTGATGACACATACATTGGAGCTGATGAACACTAAGTCAGTGTCCTCTCCATTTGGGAACCTTCCTTTGGTGCTCATTGTCAATTGATGTGATGGTGCAATCAATCATCATGGAGCACACCTACCATTCCCTATGGTTTTGCATAGCCAACAATAATTCTTCTGTCTTGTCATGATGTCCAATATGAGGGTCTATCAAAATTTTTTGGCCCATGATTTCCAAATCACAAGGAAAAAACAATGTGGACTTTGATCTAACTCTGCCCTCTTCTTTGAAGTTCTGTCCTTctgctttgaaataattttgttctttagctttTGGAAGTGTGCTTCTTAGTCTTCTTTGCATGGATTTTATGACTATTTTTCATAATTTCGAATTTATTTTTAACTCTATTTTTTATAATACCATAGTTTTCTTAATGAAGTGGTCTTTCATGTGTTTGGGACCATATCACATCACAGTAGTATCCTGTAGATGCTGTATTTATTCACCAACATCTATAGAAGAAAATCTTGCAATTCTATTAGTATGACAGTTGATGTTGTTGCTCGTAAGTTATATTTCTACTGAGAGATTCTATTGATTTATTAGACTGAGATATCATCACAGTTTCCAAGCTTGTT
The window above is part of the Musa acuminata AAA Group cultivar baxijiao chromosome BXJ2-6, Cavendish_Baxijiao_AAA, whole genome shotgun sequence genome. Proteins encoded here:
- the LOC135615953 gene encoding squamosa promoter-binding-like protein 12 is translated as MDWTSKMPFSFDWETLALLNGEETEISKSAQELKSKIGSGIGMGNGSLQLSGGDMCSSSKVGSCSFKSSISASDSTSNAMRKIPELNFESVGGFLVNQNKNKDLARVDISETSPAVVSAEGTKEPVITLKLGKRTYFEDPCLRNNIKSSYFPASNPLSTTSVKKSRVYQQNLLRAYCQVEGCNIDLSTSKDYHRKHKVCESHSKSPKVVVAGQDRRFCQQCSRFHDLSEFDQKKRSCRRRLSDHNARRRKPQLETISFSSSKLSVSYYDDKQQANLVFGQSPFRQMTSIASSIWDGSGSLKLTQSEGSWRKSSETGSTNGQLHFPSNTNLNNAYTGHDMDSLLALNGTTAEILNQGLEATATFQSDGAPDLWRALSLLSTNKSRSPPITGYANDARPEQPLLQVLPFESRSDGGRQLQESLLFKPFFGTGFVDTSHLS